In the genome of Dyadobacter fermentans DSM 18053, the window GGTTTCGGACGAGGCCGACGCGTGGCTGAGCCGCCAGCTTGGCCTTCGGCTCCGCCTGGTAATGATGCCCCATTCCACCGAAAGAAAGGCAGATCCCCGCTACGCGCGGCACGATGAGAATGTGAGTTTTGCGGATGGTTTCCCTTACCTCGTCATTTCGCAGGCTTCGCTGGATGACTTGAACAGTCGCCTCGCCGAGCCGATCGAAATGCGGCGCTTCCGGCCTAATTTCGTCATCAGCGGAACGGAGCCGTTTGCAGAAGACCAATGGAAACAGATCACGATCGGCGACCTGCGTTTTGAAATAGTAAAACCCTGCGCGCGCTGCGTACTCACGACCATTAACCCCGAAACTGCGGAAAAAGGCCCTGAGCCGCTGAAAACATTGGCTACCTACCGGCGCAATGGCAACAAGATATTATTCGGACAGAATGTAACCGCCCGCGATACAGGCGAAATAAAAGTAGGCGACCAACTGATAGTCCAGGAATAACAAAAAAGCTCCGCGAATACGGAGCCTTTTTACATTATATCATAAACAAAAAGCATACAGCCTATGGCTTATAGCTTATAGCCCTAAGACTGAGCTTCCGTTTCGCTCGCCCCGGTTGTCTGGAACGGGCTTTTCATAATGCCCCGCTCGGAGTTGCGGATAAAGTTGATGATCTCGTCGCGCTCGTCCGAAGGTGCCATTTCGAGCTCGATCTTTTGCAGCGCTTCCGCATTGTTGAGGCCTTTCATGTACACAAAACGGTAAATGTTTTGTATATCAATGATTTGCTCATTGGTATATCCTCTTCTGCGCAGGCCAACCGAGTTGATACCCACATAAGAAATAGGCTCACGGGCGGCTTTGGTGAACGGCGGAACGTCTTTGCGAACGAGCGAGGCGCCGGAAACGAATGCATGAACGCCGATTTTGACAAACTGGTGCACCGCGCTCAATGCGCTCACAATCGCCCAGTCGCCCACATGAACGTGACCGGCCATTTGCACATTGTTACCGATGATCACGTTGTTTCCAACCCGGCAATCGTGCGCTACGTGTGCGTAAGCCATGATCAGGCAGTCGGAGCCTACCACGGTTTTCCAATGTTCCTCGGTACCCCGGCTGATGGTGGCGTATTCCCGGATCGTTGTATTGTCGCCGACGATCGTTAGCGTGTATTCGTTATTGTATTTCAAATCCTGGGGTGTAGCCGAAACGACCGCACCGGGATAGATTTTACAGTGCTTTCCGATTCGTGCTCCAGAATTGATTACCGCATGCGAACCGATCCACGAGCCCTCGCCGATCTCAACATCAGCATGGATCATCGCGAAAGGTTCAATGGTTACATTCTGAGCGATCTTGGCGTCAGGATGGATATATGCTAATGATTGAGTCATTTTTTCTTTACCAGGCTTGCTATCATATCCGCTTCACATACCAGCTGTCCGGCTACATATCCCCGGCCACTCATTTTGACGATCCCCCGCTTCATCGGGGATGTGAATTCACATTTAAAAATAACTGTATCCCCCGGAAAAACATTGCGGCGGAACCGGCACGCGTCGATGCCGATGAGGTATGGCCAGTAGTTGTCCGGATCGGGCACGCTGGAAAGCACCAGGATACCGCCCGTTTGGGCCATCGCTTCCAGTTGCAAGACGCCCGGCATGACCGGGTTACCCGGAAAGTGCCCTAGGAAAAATTGTTCGTTGATCGTCACATTCTTCACCCCTACCACGCTGTTTTCGTCCAGCGCGATGATTTTGTCGATCATCTGGAACGGATAGCGGTGTGCCAGAAGCTGGCCTATCTGGTTGATATCGAATACGGGCGCCTTGTTCGGGTCGTATTGCGGGATATCTCCCTTGCCTGATTTGATCAGTTTTTTGATCTTTTTCGCCAAAGCCACATTCGCCGCATGTCCCGGCCGTGCGGCCAGGATCTGTGCTTTGATAGGCCGGCCTACCAGCGCCAGGTCACCAATGAGGTCGAGCAGCTTGTGCCGCGCCATTTCATTGGGATAATGCAGGTCGACATTGTTCAAAATGCCTTTTGATTTGTCGACGCTCACCTTCGGCTTATTCAAAAGCTGGGACAGATGATCGAGCTCGCCATCCCGCACCTCGCGGTCTACGATCACGATCGCATTGGTGAGGTCACCACCTTTGATCAGGTTTTGCTTGTACAGCGCTTCCAGCTCATGCAGGAACACGAATGTGCGGCACGATGCGATATCGTCTTTGAAAAGCGTAATGTCATTCAAAGAAGCATGCTGGCTGCTGATGACGGTAGAGTTGTAATCCACCATCACCGTGAGGCGATAGTCCGAAAGCGGCAACGCCACCAGTTCGGTATCCTTATCTTTATTCTTATAATGAACGTATTCCGGAACTTCGAAATAGTTGCGATATGCATTCTGTTCTTCAATGCCGGCGTCGAGCAACGCATCCACGAATTTGATCGAACTGCCGTCCATGATCGGAGGTTCGGGACCATCGAGCTGGATCAGCACGTTGTCGATCTGCAAGCCCACCAGCGCAGCCAGTGTATGTTCCACCGTGTGGATTCTGGCGCCATTCTGTTCGATGGTGGTACCACGCGAAAGATCCACTACATTGTCGACATCGGCATCGACGATCGGCTGGTCGGGTAAATCAACACGTTGAAACTTGTATCCGTGGTTGGCTGGTGCCGGTACGAATGTCATGGTAGCCACGACACCGGTATGTAAACCCACTCCAGTTACGGATACAGACTTAGAAATGGTTTGTTGTTTTTCGTTCATTATATCTATTTCCTTTTCTAAATAAGGTGCGTCCGGGCCCGCCGGCGGTTACTGAAAATCGGAAGTTTCCTGTTTGCGTTCCAGGTCTTTCAGTCGTTCTTCCAGCTCAGGCAGCCTTCGCACCAGTGCCATGGACCGTAAATGTTCGTTCAGGTCCCTGGCAGGTGAGCCCGAAAGCGACAGCCCTTCCTTTTTAATGGATTTGGCCAACCCGCTTTGTGCGCCCACTTTGGTATTGTTTGCTACCGTAATATGCCCTACCACGCCAACCTGCCCGGCGATCACGCATTGTTCGCCGATAGTGGTGGAGCCGGATACGCCGGACTGGGCCGCAATTACGGTATTTTTTCCAATCTCTACATTATGTGCGATCTGAACCAGGTTATCTATTTTCGCTCCCTGGCGGATAATCGTCGAACCCATCGTGGCGCAATCGATCGTCGCATTGGCCCCTATGCTGACATTATCCTCGATAATCACATTTCCGAGTTGCGGGATCGTCTTGTAGCTGCCGTCGGCCTGCGGTGCGAAACCGAAACCGTCGCTGCCGATCACCGTATTGGCAAAAATTGTGACGTTTTTACCGATCACCGTGTTATCGTAAATCTTCACCCCCGGGTGGATCACCGAATAATCGCCGACCTCGACGCCGTCGCCCAGCCAGGCTTGCGGGTAAATCTTCACTTCCTTACCGATCACGCAATTTTTCCCGATGTATGAAAATGCCCCGCGGTAGCAGTTTTCGCCGGTTTCACTGTTTTCACCGATAAAACTCGGCTGCTCCACACCCGTTTTGATGCCTGCGAGGCGCTTCTGGTATTCTTCCAGCAGGATGGTGAAAGCGGTATAGGCATTATCGACGTAGATCAACGTCGCAGGAATATCTTTTTTTGGGACAAAATCCTTATTGACAATTACTGCCGAAGACTGTGTAGTGTAGATATGATGCTCATATTTGCTGTTGGCCAGAAAAGAAATACAACCCGGCATGCCCTCTTCAATTTTTGCAGCCGAATTAATTGTAATCTGATCATTTCCAACAACAGTTCCATTCAGCATCTGAGCAATCTCGCTGACAGTAAATTTCATATTTTATCGGCTAATTTCGGGTAATGGTATTCGAGTACGTTGTAAAAATTATTAAATCGGCTTTTCTTTTTAGGGTCCTGATTAACCACGCAAAGATACATTTTTACCCCAACATACATAGTACTTGCGTACAATCTTAGTAAGGGCTTCGATGGTCGGAATGTCGGACGCGTCGGCTATATCCACCAAACTTCCGCTTTTCATTTTCACGCGGATCGGGTCCTGCTCTTTGGCATACGCCCAATTGGTGGTTTCGCCTGTAATGAGGAAGTATTGCATGTCCGTTTCCGCAACGCCCTTTGCATTAAGATGCTCACGGAGCGGGGCCAGCGTTTCCTCTCCGGGCGGCTCGTTAAAAAAGCTGATTTTAAAGAGTTTTCTATCCAAAAGCATTTCGCACAACGTCGACAGCACCGGGTCGGGATGCGTTCTCCATCCTTTTACGGATGCCCACACATCGTTATCATCGAGCCCGTTGAATGCGGCCAGTAAATCCGGCTGATTGTCGAAATCCGCCAGGGTAAAGCGGTTATAAAGGAAGCGCTTGAAATCGGGGGTCGCGAAGAGCTGCTCGCCGGCTGCTGCCAGTTCGCGGGCGCGGTACATGATCTGCGTGAGCATCGCCTGCGCGCTCAGGAGCGTTTTATGCAGGTACACCTGCCAGTACATGAGCCTGCGCGCGTGCAGGAAGTTTTCAATGCTCAGGAGTCCTTTTTCCTCCACCACCAGCTGGTCTTTGCTGATATCCAGCATTTTGATCAACCTGTCGGCTCCAATGGAACCTTCGATCACGCCCGTGTAGAAGCTGTCCCGGTTCAGGTAATCCATCCGGTCCATATCGAGCTGGCTCGACACCATCTGGTGAAAAAACCGGCGCGGATAGGTGCCTTCGAACATCTGGATGGCAATATCAAGCCTTCCGTTCATCTGGCGGTTCAGGTCTTTCATCATCGCGAGGGTAATCGCCTCGTGGTGCACGCCGGGGATCACCACACTTTCCAGTACATGTGAAAACGGACCGTGCCCGAGATCGTGCAGCAAAATCGCCGCCTGCGCCCCTTCCAGCTCCGGCTCCCATATCATATGTCCTTTTTCCTGCAACGCGCGCAAAGCCTGGCTCATCAGGTGCATGGCGCCCAATGCATGGTGAAAACGCGTGTGAAGGGCACCGGGGTAAACGATATCGGCCAGGCCAAGCTGCCTGATCCGCCGGAGTCGCTGAAAATAAGGATGATCCACCAGATCGTAGAGCAGATCCGAAGCGATGGAAATAAACCCGTAAACCGGGTCGTTGATGATTTTCCTTTTATTCAAAACCAATTTTTTGGCAAAAGTAATAAACAAGCAACGGACAAAAGAAGCTATTCTTGTTGTATTAGTTTGGAGATTTGAACGCATTCGCTAATTTTGCACTCCAAACAGAAGTCCGTAAAAGGGCCTATAGCTCATTCGGTTAGAGCAACTGACTCATAATCAGTAGGTGCCTGGTTCGATCCCAGGTGGGCCCACAAAAAGCACTTTGCACCCCGCCAAGTGCTTTTTTATTTGCATAAATTTTTTCTTTCCAAAACTTTGTTTTAAGTTTATAGAATATTTAAAATAATGTTATGAACAAAGGCAAAGTTAAGTTTTTCAATGAGACCAAAGGTTTTGGTTTCATTTCTCCAGAAGAAGGTGGAGACGACATTTTTGTACACGTGTCAGGTCTTATTGACGAGATCCGTGAGAACGACAGTGTATCTTACGAAGTAGAAAATGGTAGAAAGGGTTTGAATGCAGTTAATGTATCAGTCCTTTAATCAATCATACAAGTTGAAATGACAAAATTCCTCCCACGTAGGGAGGAATTTTTGTTTCTGCACATCACATTGTTTTCGGGTCTGGCAGTCGGGAGCATCTAATTACCAAGCAGTTGGTGTTCCTATGAAATCCAGGTTCTCTTCCAATGGCCGTTCACTGGCCTCTTTTGCTATTCAGTTGACATCCCGCGTTACCGATTGGGTACTGCTTTGGGGCTTTAAAAGCCTTTCTGTTATCATCTATTTCGTCCTACGCTATGTGCTTCGTTACCGTAGGGCATTAATCCATCAGAATCTCACCAATTCCCTTGTCGGCAAGCCCGAGACCGAAATCGATAAGCTGGTAGAGGCATATTACCGGCACATTGGTGATCTGGTGGTTGAACCGTTTCTGTTTCGGCTGGCTCCCGCACGCCTCCGCAAGCGCCTGGCTTCCTACACCGATCTCGGGGTCCTGGAACGTTCGCTCAATAATGATAAGCAGGTGATCGTGTTTGCATCTCATTACGGAAACTGGGAATACCTGGTAAACCTGCCGGAAGTGATCGAGTACCCGGTTTACACCGCCTATTCGCCCATCAAAATCGAGTGGGTCAACCGACTGATGATCAACATCCGGTCTGTTTTCGGGGTAAACCTGATTGCCAAGCAGGCATTCTATCGCCAGGCAATGATGCTCCTCCGAAAGCAATCGCTTCCAAAACTACTCGTGGTAATCGGCGACCAGCGGCCTGCGCCGGGCAGTCAGAAGTTTCATCTTCCCTTTTTGGATCAAAAAACGGCTGTTCAAACCGGCGGCGAGCGAATTGCGGCTTTGTCCGAGGCTACACTTGTATATGTACACTCGCAGAAAAAGGCCCAATTCAGCTACGAATTCACTTTTACGGAGATGAAAAACGTCGACAGGCACACCCCGATGGACGTTACCAGTGCCTACTACCACATTTTGGAACAGAGTATTTTCCGCTCCCCGGCGTATTGGCTCTGGTCGCATAACCGGTGGAAGGTCGCAGCCGCGCCAAACTGACCGGAATGCCTATTTCGCGTCCCAGCGGATTTCTTTGAACACGATCGACTTGTACCCGTCGCGCTCGTACAGGACGCCGATTGCTTGCTTGCCGGTTTTCACAATGTCCGAATATGCCGTGAAATCCTTTTCTCCCGCCGTGCTTTTGTCAACCGGATAGCTTTTTGCCCAGGTTTTCCCGTCGTCGAAGCTGATGCGTAAAGTCAGGTTGTCGCGGGCCTGGGTATCGGCGGCGTTGCAGAACGCGAGGATGTTATTGCCCTTGCTCTTGCCGATGGTAAGAATGCTACCTTCGCAGACGGGGTCCGGCAGGTTTTGGTCAAAAAACGTCGTATCCCATTTCGCGCCGCCGTCGGAGCTTATCGCTACGATCCGCGCGCGCACGTCGCCTTTCTGGTTGCGCGCATTGAACAGCAGCCGCCCGCCCGACAGCTCCGCGGCCGTGGCCTCGTTGCCGCCTTCCACGGAGATCGTTTCACTGAGTTTGAACGTCTTGCCGTGGTCGTCCGTGTAAAATCCGTGGGCCTGGTAATCGGTGAATTTCGGTTTCGGATCGCCGGCGCTGTGATTAGCCGGAATGTAAATGCGGCCTTTCAATTTTCCTTCGGTGAGTTGTAATGCGTGGCCGGGCGTATTGGCATAGCTCCGCCAATCCTCCGCGAAATCGTAAGCGGCATTCACCGTGGGCTGTTTCGGGCGGTGCACCTGCGTGGTAATGTTCTCGGGCTCGCTCCATGTAGCGCCATTGTCTGTCGAAGTTTTATACCAAACTTCGCGCAGGCCCTTGCCTTTCCTTACTTCGCCTTCGTGGTTATTGCCCGTATTGAAAAACAGGAAAAGCCTGCCTTTGGGAAATGCGGGGTCCGTGAGGTCCATCACAGGCGCCGGGTTTCCGGCCTGCAAGTCGTTATAGTTAGCCACCACCTGCATTGCAGACCAGGTTTTGCCTCCGTCCCTGCTCCGTTTCATCACAATATCAATGTCCCCAAAGTCGCCGCTGCCGCCTACCCTGCCTTCCGCGAACGCCAGCAGGTCGCCCGCAGGCGTACGCACGATCGCGGGTATGCGATACGATTTATAGCCGTCACTCCCCGACACGAAAACGGGCGTCTGACCGATGGCGTAATGCATTATAACAAACAATTTCAGCAGCAACGTGTATTTTAAATATCTCATAATCAATATTTTATTTGAAAAAATAATTAACCAGAATAGAAAACGTCGATGCCGGCAATCCGGCTTCATTCTGCAAATTGGCCCTCGTAAAAGGCTGGTAAGCATACAACACCCTTTCGACCAATTCACCCGTGGGCACCGCAATGCGGACGCGCCCGCCTTCGATCACCGCCTGCGCAGGCAACCGCTTGCCGCTTCGGGTCATGAGCTCAAAACCAGTGAGCGCGGCATTGCTGGCGGTGGTTAGTTTTTGTGCTGATTGAAAATCCAGCCAAATGGCACCATCCCGCAAAGTTGCTTTCTGCACGACCGGGCCACTCGCGACAATCCGCTTATGATAATGCCCCTGCAATGCCAGCAACGCCAGCCGCTCGCCTACCTCCTGCTTACGCACCGGATGCACATCCAGCGAATCGCCGACATCGTAACTCACCGCCATGCCCGCATGCGGTATCCTGGCCAGCATCTGCCGCTGCGAATCGCGGAACTCGGGCCAGTTGGGCCGCTCGATACCCGAAAGCTGGGCGTAATAGAATGGCAATACATGTCCCCAATGCTGCCGCCAGCTCTTTACGAGTGTTTCAAAAAGTGCTTCATGCAGCGGAATGTCATGCACATTGCTTTCGCCCTGGTACCAAATCACGCCTGCAATGGGAAAGCTGGTGAGCGGGGCGATTCCGGCTGCAAAACTGTACCCCGGCTTGAAGGGGTGCTGCTGCGCTTCGAAATGCTTACTTCCCGTATTTCGCTCCGCCCGCTCGCGGGGCCAGGGCATTACCTGTTGCGAATGCGGCCAGTTGGAGAGTAATCCGGTGAAACGGCCGTCCTGCGCCAGAAGCTGCCTGTCGATCCACGATTCCGTCGGAGAGCCACCCACTGCCACCTGGATGAGGCCTACCGGGACATTCGTTTCCGCAGCGATTTTTTGCCCGAAATAATAGCCTACTGCCGAAAATGCGCCCACGGACGCCGCGTCGGCCGTCTTCCATTCGCCCTGGAAAAATCCGAACCGGTTTACCGTCGCCAGCGCCGTTGAATCCCACGCCACATCGCCCCACGGAACCGCCGGTCCGTATTTCAGCAATCGGATATTGGCATTAAAGCTGCCTTTCCGCAACTCCTCCGGCCCGGTTTGCGCGGCTTTTAACGGAAAATCCATATTCGATTGCCCCGAGCAAAGCCATACATCGCCGATCATCACGTCGTTCAGCACCACCTCGCCGGTTTTCCCCGAAACTGTCAGCACATGTGGCCCGCCGGCTTTTTGAGCAGTAAATTCCACCTTCCAGGTCCCTTCCTGCGTCGCGCGCGTTTCTTTTGTTTTACCCAAAAAAACCACCCTTACCGTTTCTCCTGTCCCCGCACGACCGTAAATCTGTAACGGCTTGCCGCGCTGCAACACCATATGGTCGGCAAACACGGGAGCCAGCAACGGTGCGCCCGATGCGGGCTCCTGGGCGTGAAGCGTTCCGAAAAGGGCCAGGTAAGCCCAAAGCAAGATCATCCGGTGTTTCATTCGTAGATCGTTAAACCCGCCAGGTCTCGCTTTGCGGGCATCAGCAAACTTAAAACATAGCCAAATCCAACACAGCTTACCAGCCCGGTGAATGCGTACATCAGCAAATGGATGTCGGTATACTGCTGGATGAGCAGCTGGGTGACACAGCTGAGCGCCATACCGGCCATAACGCCGTTGCCGCTGGCTTTGGTTGTGAATATCCCGAGCACAAATGCCCCGCCAATGCAGCCTGTGAACAGGCCCAAAATCGTATTGAATCGATCCCACAGCGACGACACGCCCTTGTGCGCCATGTATAATGCGATGCAGGTGACAAATATCCCGAGCAGCAGCGTGGCCGCGCGGGCGAAGAACAGGGTCTGCTTCGGCGTCACGCCGGGGTATAGTTTTTGGTAAAAATCGGTGGTGAGCAAGGTGGCGGTGGAGTTCATGCTGGCCTCGGTGCTACTCATGGCGGCGGCGAAAATACCGGCGATAAGCAGGCCCGAAAGCCCGGCCGGTAGCTGGCTCACAATGTACCATGGAAAAATATTATCGACATTGTCCAGCGCCATGTTTACCGACGCCGGCTGTTCGCGAAAGAACAAAAACAGCAGCGTGCCGATTGAAAAGAATACCAGCGTGGAAGGTAACGTGAGCCAGGCGCCCAGTTTGAGGCTCCTCACGGACTCGCTCTCCGATTTGGTCGTCAGGTAGCGCTGCACGGTGGTTTGGTCGGTGCCGTAGGTGAGCAGGTTGATCGCCAGCCCGCCGATCACCACCACCCAGAAAGTCGGTTCCGTGAAATCGAAGCGGAAGTCGAATACTTTCAGCTTTTCGGCATTTTGCAGCACGTCGGCGGCCGCATTCCAGTTGCCGATTTGAAACGGCAGGTAAAACAGGCAGAACAATGCGCCCGCTGCTAGGATCAGTACCTGGATCACCTCCACCCATATCACCGCCTCGATACCGCCCTTCACTGTGAAGAATATGCTGATCACGCCGATCATGATGATGCAGATGTTGATATCAATGCCCGTCACGAGCGTAAGCGCGATGCTCGGCAGGAGCACCACAATGCCCATTCGCCCTAGTTGCAGCAACACGTACAATGCCGAAGCCAGCATCCGCGAGCCGGTGTTGAAGCGCTTGCCCAGGTATTCATATGCCGACGTGACGTTCAGCCGCCGGTAAAACGGGATGAAATAGCCCGCCACGAGCGGCATCACCATGATAATCGTCATCAGCAGGAAAAAGTACGTCCAGTCCGTGGCGTATGTCTTGGCCGGAATGCCCATGAAGGTGATCGCGCTCAGTTTGGCCCCGAAAATGCTGATCCCCGCCGCCCATTGCGGAATACGCTCGCCGCCTTTGAAATAGTCGTCGGTGTTGCTGGTTTTACCCGTAAACAGGAACCGCCCGGCCGTCATCAGCAGGAAACAAATGAATAGCACCGCCGAATCAATCCAGGAGAACGATGATTGGCTCCGCACGCTCCCGCGCATGACCACGGGCGTACGCACGCCGGGCCGCACCTCCCCGCTCGGGATGAAAATCTCGTCGCCGGCTTTCACGGCGGTGGTCGTCACCTGCGCGGCTTCCGGCAGCTCGCCGGTGACGGTCCAGGCGTCGGTAATGGTGT includes:
- a CDS encoding MOSC domain-containing protein, producing MAMTLSEIWVYPVKSLGGVRLTKAFTEERGLQYDRRWMIIDEENVFITQRVHQKMALIDVALLDEGLKISLRTDPDDFVIVPYQPQTASPVTVKVWDDIAEAVRVSDEADAWLSRQLGLRLRLVMMPHSTERKADPRYARHDENVSFADGFPYLVISQASLDDLNSRLAEPIEMRRFRPNFVISGTEPFAEDQWKQITIGDLRFEIVKPCARCVLTTINPETAEKGPEPLKTLATYRRNGNKILFGQNVTARDTGEIKVGDQLIVQE
- the lpxA gene encoding acyl-ACP--UDP-N-acetylglucosamine O-acyltransferase translates to MTQSLAYIHPDAKIAQNVTIEPFAMIHADVEIGEGSWIGSHAVINSGARIGKHCKIYPGAVVSATPQDLKYNNEYTLTIVGDNTTIREYATISRGTEEHWKTVVGSDCLIMAYAHVAHDCRVGNNVIIGNNVQMAGHVHVGDWAIVSALSAVHQFVKIGVHAFVSGASLVRKDVPPFTKAAREPISYVGINSVGLRRRGYTNEQIIDIQNIYRFVYMKGLNNAEALQKIELEMAPSDERDEIINFIRNSERGIMKSPFQTTGASETEAQS
- a CDS encoding bifunctional UDP-3-O-[3-hydroxymyristoyl] N-acetylglucosamine deacetylase/3-hydroxyacyl-ACP dehydratase; the encoded protein is MNEKQQTISKSVSVTGVGLHTGVVATMTFVPAPANHGYKFQRVDLPDQPIVDADVDNVVDLSRGTTIEQNGARIHTVEHTLAALVGLQIDNVLIQLDGPEPPIMDGSSIKFVDALLDAGIEEQNAYRNYFEVPEYVHYKNKDKDTELVALPLSDYRLTVMVDYNSTVISSQHASLNDITLFKDDIASCRTFVFLHELEALYKQNLIKGGDLTNAIVIVDREVRDGELDHLSQLLNKPKVSVDKSKGILNNVDLHYPNEMARHKLLDLIGDLALVGRPIKAQILAARPGHAANVALAKKIKKLIKSGKGDIPQYDPNKAPVFDINQIGQLLAHRYPFQMIDKIIALDENSVVGVKNVTINEQFFLGHFPGNPVMPGVLQLEAMAQTGGILVLSSVPDPDNYWPYLIGIDACRFRRNVFPGDTVIFKCEFTSPMKRGIVKMSGRGYVAGQLVCEADMIASLVKKK
- the lpxD gene encoding UDP-3-O-(3-hydroxymyristoyl)glucosamine N-acyltransferase; the encoded protein is MKFTVSEIAQMLNGTVVGNDQITINSAAKIEEGMPGCISFLANSKYEHHIYTTQSSAVIVNKDFVPKKDIPATLIYVDNAYTAFTILLEEYQKRLAGIKTGVEQPSFIGENSETGENCYRGAFSYIGKNCVIGKEVKIYPQAWLGDGVEVGDYSVIHPGVKIYDNTVIGKNVTIFANTVIGSDGFGFAPQADGSYKTIPQLGNVIIEDNVSIGANATIDCATMGSTIIRQGAKIDNLVQIAHNVEIGKNTVIAAQSGVSGSTTIGEQCVIAGQVGVVGHITVANNTKVGAQSGLAKSIKKEGLSLSGSPARDLNEHLRSMALVRRLPELEERLKDLERKQETSDFQ
- a CDS encoding HD domain-containing protein, which codes for MRSNLQTNTTRIASFVRCLFITFAKKLVLNKRKIINDPVYGFISIASDLLYDLVDHPYFQRLRRIRQLGLADIVYPGALHTRFHHALGAMHLMSQALRALQEKGHMIWEPELEGAQAAILLHDLGHGPFSHVLESVVIPGVHHEAITLAMMKDLNRQMNGRLDIAIQMFEGTYPRRFFHQMVSSQLDMDRMDYLNRDSFYTGVIEGSIGADRLIKMLDISKDQLVVEEKGLLSIENFLHARRLMYWQVYLHKTLLSAQAMLTQIMYRARELAAAGEQLFATPDFKRFLYNRFTLADFDNQPDLLAAFNGLDDNDVWASVKGWRTHPDPVLSTLCEMLLDRKLFKISFFNEPPGEETLAPLREHLNAKGVAETDMQYFLITGETTNWAYAKEQDPIRVKMKSGSLVDIADASDIPTIEALTKIVRKYYVCWGKNVSLRG
- a CDS encoding cold-shock protein; this translates as MNKGKVKFFNETKGFGFISPEEGGDDIFVHVSGLIDEIRENDSVSYEVENGRKGLNAVNVSVL
- a CDS encoding lysophospholipid acyltransferase family protein, encoding MKSRFSSNGRSLASFAIQLTSRVTDWVLLWGFKSLSVIIYFVLRYVLRYRRALIHQNLTNSLVGKPETEIDKLVEAYYRHIGDLVVEPFLFRLAPARLRKRLASYTDLGVLERSLNNDKQVIVFASHYGNWEYLVNLPEVIEYPVYTAYSPIKIEWVNRLMINIRSVFGVNLIAKQAFYRQAMMLLRKQSLPKLLVVIGDQRPAPGSQKFHLPFLDQKTAVQTGGERIAALSEATLVYVHSQKKAQFSYEFTFTEMKNVDRHTPMDVTSAYYHILEQSIFRSPAYWLWSHNRWKVAAAPN
- a CDS encoding sialidase family protein; translated protein: MRYLKYTLLLKLFVIMHYAIGQTPVFVSGSDGYKSYRIPAIVRTPAGDLLAFAEGRVGGSGDFGDIDIVMKRSRDGGKTWSAMQVVANYNDLQAGNPAPVMDLTDPAFPKGRLFLFFNTGNNHEGEVRKGKGLREVWYKTSTDNGATWSEPENITTQVHRPKQPTVNAAYDFAEDWRSYANTPGHALQLTEGKLKGRIYIPANHSAGDPKPKFTDYQAHGFYTDDHGKTFKLSETISVEGGNEATAAELSGGRLLFNARNQKGDVRARIVAISSDGGAKWDTTFFDQNLPDPVCEGSILTIGKSKGNNILAFCNAADTQARDNLTLRISFDDGKTWAKSYPVDKSTAGEKDFTAYSDIVKTGKQAIGVLYERDGYKSIVFKEIRWDAK
- a CDS encoding sialate O-acetylesterase, which encodes MKHRMILLWAYLALFGTLHAQEPASGAPLLAPVFADHMVLQRGKPLQIYGRAGTGETVRVVFLGKTKETRATQEGTWKVEFTAQKAGGPHVLTVSGKTGEVVLNDVMIGDVWLCSGQSNMDFPLKAAQTGPEELRKGSFNANIRLLKYGPAVPWGDVAWDSTALATVNRFGFFQGEWKTADAASVGAFSAVGYYFGQKIAAETNVPVGLIQVAVGGSPTESWIDRQLLAQDGRFTGLLSNWPHSQQVMPWPRERAERNTGSKHFEAQQHPFKPGYSFAAGIAPLTSFPIAGVIWYQGESNVHDIPLHEALFETLVKSWRQHWGHVLPFYYAQLSGIERPNWPEFRDSQRQMLARIPHAGMAVSYDVGDSLDVHPVRKQEVGERLALLALQGHYHKRIVASGPVVQKATLRDGAIWLDFQSAQKLTTASNAALTGFELMTRSGKRLPAQAVIEGGRVRIAVPTGELVERVLYAYQPFTRANLQNEAGLPASTFSILVNYFFK
- a CDS encoding sodium:solute symporter family transporter — translated: MLCNIRLFLILTCLHLMWPDNALANDTLTNRIDWSAAASLPAAAGEDANPGVAGAFAGWHNSALLIAGGANFPAGMPWEGGRKAYHDRIYVMKKSGASYRWIDVRNPHLKQKTAYGASVSVPGGVVCIGGESEAGASRNAFLMQWDDAGKQVVFKPLPDLPVPLANAAATSIGNVVYIAGGESSGKPSNGFFALDLSEADPQWQTLPALPVALSHAVAVAQSDGKASCVYVLGGRSASASGVSALHGTNFRYDPAKRQWQQRAGISDGTAPTTLSAGTGLASGASYIVLFGGDNGKVFNRIETYNARIAAATNDAEKQRLQAEKLPLLQQHVGFSRNIYLYNTITDAWTVTGELPEAAQVTTTAVKAGDEIFIPSGEVRPGVRTPVVMRGSVRSQSSFSWIDSAVLFICFLLMTAGRFLFTGKTSNTDDYFKGGERIPQWAAGISIFGAKLSAITFMGIPAKTYATDWTYFFLLMTIIMVMPLVAGYFIPFYRRLNVTSAYEYLGKRFNTGSRMLASALYVLLQLGRMGIVVLLPSIALTLVTGIDINICIIMIGVISIFFTVKGGIEAVIWVEVIQVLILAAGALFCLFYLPFQIGNWNAAADVLQNAEKLKVFDFRFDFTEPTFWVVVIGGLAINLLTYGTDQTTVQRYLTTKSESESVRSLKLGAWLTLPSTLVFFSIGTLLFLFFREQPASVNMALDNVDNIFPWYIVSQLPAGLSGLLIAGIFAAAMSSTEASMNSTATLLTTDFYQKLYPGVTPKQTLFFARAATLLLGIFVTCIALYMAHKGVSSLWDRFNTILGLFTGCIGGAFVLGIFTTKASGNGVMAGMALSCVTQLLIQQYTDIHLLMYAFTGLVSCVGFGYVLSLLMPAKRDLAGLTIYE